Sequence from the Primulina huaijiensis isolate GDHJ02 chromosome 16, ASM1229523v2, whole genome shotgun sequence genome:
tcataaaaaatacgTAATATATTGAACATTTAAGCGATGTTCGTCTTAGTTCCATAATCCATATATTCAAACAAAGTCTATGAAGTTGGAAGTGCAATAATATGATTAATAGTTAATGCCAACCAagtattataaattttcattCGACAAACAAAGAACCTATTCGGCCCATGAATCACAATCATGATTTCTTCTTCACCAGCTTCTCCTTCATCCTCTCCACGGCGCTTTTCAGAGTCCCTTCATCTTTGCAGAAAGTAAACCTTACAAGATTCTTTCCATCTTCTGGATTCAGATAAAACACGCTCGTTGGGATCGCGACCACCCCAACTTCCTTGATCAGATACTCGCAAAAGGCAATGTCATTCTCGAGCCCAAAAGAGGTGTGATCCACCACCACGAAGTAGGTTCCCCTTGATGGAAAAACTGTGAATCCCACTGACTTTAAACCCTCTACCAGGATAGTTTTCTTGGTGATGTAATCCCTCCTTAGCTCTTCGTAGTAAGATTCTGGAGCCCTAAGAGCCGTCGCAGCGGCATTTTGCATCGGGGTGGATGTTGCGAAAGTGAGGAAAGAATGTGCCTGCCTCACTCCCCAGGTCAAGTGTGGGGGAGCTATGGCCCAACCGATTTTCCAGCCAGTCAGTGAGAATGTCTTCCCCAGAGAATTTAAGGTAATGGTCCGGTTGTACATACCGGGAAGCGATGCAATGGAAATGTGGTCCATTTCGAATGCTAACTTGTCGTAAACTTCGTCCGAGAATACCAGTATGTCATGCTCGATGCAAAGGGAGGCAATAGCATCGAGTTCTTCTCTACTGAACATTTTCCCCGTTGGATTATGCGGAGTGTTCATCAGTATGGCTCGTGTGTCTTTCGAAACAATCTTCCTGAGTTCATCGATTGGGACAGAAAAATCTGGGGGCCGTAACGCGACGCACGTTATTTTAGCACCGGCCATGGATAATGTAGCTTCATAGGAATCATAGAACGGAGCAAAGAGAATAACTTCGTCACCGGGATTTATCAAGCCTAAAATTGTTGCAGCAATTGCTTCAGTGCATCCAGATGTGACGGTGACCTCCTTCTCGGGATCAACCACGAGGCCAGTATCTTTCTTGAAACGCTCGGCCACAGCTGAATTTAGATCAGGAACTCCATATCCACGGGCATATTGATTTTTACCATCCCTAATGGCTTGAATAGCTGCTTCTTTTACGAACTCTGGACCATCGAAATTGGGAAAGCCTTGTCCAAGATTGATAGCTACATGCTTGATGGCAAGACTGCTCATTTGTGTAAAAATTGTGGTTTTGAACTTCTCCAAGCGCTTGGCAACCTAAAAAGGGCGGTAGCCATATCAAATACAGAATCCAATATCATCGAGGTTAATTTGCAGAACATCATGTTACAATAAATTCATTTACAGCAGTGTCTCATAGCAATAGAAGTCACTATAGCCTAATACAGACAGGAAACTGAATCTTCCGAGCATGTAGTGAAGATCGTGATTCGTGACACATAAAAAAGTCAGCTAAAATTAGATAGTAGAACAACATGCTTCCACCAATAATAGCCTCCAGATCGAAAAAAATACAAGTCTGGTTCCAGAAATTGGTGAAAACAGACAATCACGCTTCTATAAGAATGATACAACAATGAGGAAGGGGCTAATGGTGCCTCAGAAGTTCATCATCCTCAGTAAAAGAGGTTCAACAATGGAGAATGAGGAAAATAATGTGTACTAAATCGATGTCGAAACAAGACAAGTGATTCGACCTGAAAGCGATAGACTTGTGTTAATTCATTACTCCAAGTCTCCAACATTGAAACACAACgttttttaattcagttatgAACATCTCCAATAAAATGGATATTTGTCGTATTCATGCTAACAGGACAAtaaaaaagtactagaattcaAATCATAGACAAGTTTCTCTAGACGAAAGGGCATCATCTAATTTTTCTCATTGAAGAAGGAATGCTTACAAACTTTCCTCGCTGTAGGTCTTTTCTTCCCCTTTTCCCCTTTTGGCGTGCAATTCCATTATACTGTAACACTCAGGATGCTGAAAACTATTGACAGACTTTCATGATAATCACGAGACTTTGCAATTCCAACTAAAAGCCCCATATCACAATTTCCCAATCACTACCCGTTTCCCCAAATTGAACTCTGCAAAGTATCCCACCATAACTATAACTTTTTGCACTCAATCAAACTAAACATTTCAATAATTAGGGTTCAGAAAGCACAAAAGCAAATCCATAGAcaacgcaaaaaaaaaaaaaaatttgaatcttgCGCAAGCCAATCAAAAGGGTCCACCAAAAACCCATATCAAAAGTTGTCcatccaacaaaaaaaaaaaagaaatgggCATCACCTGTAGAGGAGGTGGTTTCTGGATTGATCCGTCCAGAGTTGAAACAGGTTCGTGCTCAGTAGTCACGGAGGTGGATATTGTTGAAGCCATGATAGCTGAAAGCCTTGTGCTGCAGCCAATGCAATAGATTCTAGGAGTTTTAAAATTCAAGCCGTCACATGTAGACAATGTTTGGCAAAAACTGAAGGATTTGAGGGTGTAGAGTCTAAGCATTTTGCGGGACGATGTCCAGGTGCAATGAATTGAACCACGATGGACAGGGCAGGGATGAAGCATGAGCGGCGAGCTATCCTTGATTCCTTGTAGAATCGAACTGATTGAAAAGTTATTGGGGAAGGAATCTTgatacatttttcttttttggtatTAAATTTAAGTTAACAATTTGTGTGACACAATCTTAcgtgtcatattttgtgagacgaatctcttatttgggtcatacatgaataaatattactttttatgctaagagtattactttttattgtgaatatcggtagaattgactcgtctcacagataaagattcgtgagatcgtctcacaaaaaaa
This genomic interval carries:
- the LOC140961855 gene encoding uncharacterized protein, whose amino-acid sequence is MYQDSFPNNFSISSILQGIKDSSPLMLHPCPVHRGSIHCTWTSSRKMLRLYTLKSFSFCQTLSTCDGLNFKTPRIYCIGCSTRLSAIMASTISTSVTTEHEPVSTLDGSIQKPPPLQVAKRLEKFKTTIFTQMSSLAIKHVAINLGQGFPNFDGPEFVKEAAIQAIRDGKNQYARGYGVPDLNSAVAERFKKDTGLVVDPEKEVTVTSGCTEAIAATILGLINPGDEVILFAPFYDSYEATLSMAGAKITCVALRPPDFSVPIDELRKIVSKDTRAILMNTPHNPTGKMFSREELDAIASLCIEHDILVFSDEVYDKLAFEMDHISIASLPGMYNRTITLNSLGKTFSLTGWKIGWAIAPPHLTWGVRQAHSFLTFATSTPMQNAAATALRAPESYYEELRRDYITKKTILVEGLKSVGFTVFPSRGTYFVVVDHTSFGLENDIAFCEYLIKEVGVVAIPTSVFYLNPEDGKNLVRFTFCKDEGTLKSAVERMKEKLVKKKS